In the genome of Variovorax sp. PAMC26660, the window GGCGCCTGGCGCAGCCGTTCGAGCATTTCCTGCAAGTTCGCTACGGTGTCTGGCTTCATCGGGCAGAGGCCTCGCTGTCGCCATTGCCATCGTCTTTGTCGACCCGGGCGGAGCCGATGTGGATGTGGCTGTCCGGTGAAAGCTCGTGATGCTCCCGTCGCGTTAGGCTGGGCAGCGAGGTTCTTGCGTCCCGGGCCAGTTCCGGCGCGAACAGGTTCAGGACATCTTCGGGATTTTCCGTATCGAGGAGCCCCGATCTCGCGAGGGGCTCGAAGTCTTCGATGATCCGGTCGATGCCCTCGCGGGGCAGCAAGATGTCACGCAGCAAGGGGTAAAGCTCGGCCTGCTTGCGCAACTCGTCCAGAGTGGGTGCAGGCTCGGCACCGAAGGCGAGAAAGCCTTCCCAGTCGGTGCGGCCCGCGAGTTGATCCGGGTCCCGGACAACGCGGACGAATTCATCGTGCAGTTCGTCGAGCAGGGCCGTGGGGCGGCCGCGCTCCGGCGGGGGCCTTGGCGTGTGCGCAAAAGACGTCGCGCTCGCCGTCGACCTCGGAATCTCACCGAGCAACTCGGCCAGAACATCCGCCGTGGGGCGAGACTGCGCACCTGCGATGCCCAGCACGCCGAAAGGATCGGCCAGGGCATCGGCTGGAGATTCCAGGCTGCCGTACTTGTCGTCGCGAGCGGCAAGGTCCCGAAGGTCGAACGCAGGCGGAAAGTGCTCGACAGGGGTTGCCGGCGTATGGGGTCGAGAGGTGCCGCCCATCTGACGATCGCCCCGCACCACTTCGGAGTGCACCGCCTGACCATGCGCCTCGCCAACCTCATCCGTTTCTACGAGGAAGCGCAGGAGCCCCAGTTCGAGCGTGTCGCCAATAGCAATGAACACCGGAGCACCCACCCTGACCCGCTCGCCGTTGCACACGCACATCAGCGTCTGGCTGTTGTTCGTCAGCTGCCAGCCCCCAGCCTCATCGCTCCATGCGATACGACACATGTTGGCAACGCGCCATTGCGCTTCGCTCTGCCGTTCGCCGCATAACTGAAGTGCATCGGCCATGCCTGCGCCAGCGGCAGGAATCCGCATGGTGCCGTTGCGAATCTCACCACCGCTGTGGGTGAGTCGAAGGCGCGACGGCGCCCCCCTGCCGTCGTCCGCGCGAGAGTCACCCTCGATCAAGACGCACCTCCCCAGAGCTTTTGCAGCCTGTTGGCCGCGCCGATGAAGCGGCCCTCGGCATCCTGCTGGCCGCATGAAGACCAGCCACATCCAGAACAGCTGCTTCGAGCAGATCGTCAACGACGGCTCCGAGTGCGAGGCCTGACCAGCGACGTCATCTTCTTCCGCACCCTGCCCATCCATTTTTCAACGCTCCCATGTTCCACAAAGAAGACTTCGTCGACGCGCCTAGAGGCGACCGCAGCCGGGAACCTCATGGCGAAACGCTGGATGGCCACTTCGCGCCCGAAGATCACCATGTGCTCCCACAGCGGGCCACGCGGGTCGATCTGGAAGTAGACGAAGCCAGCATTGAAGGGAATCTGGCGCGGTGGCACGGGCAAGGTCTGCAATGGAATGCCAGGCAGGTGCGAGCGAATGAGTTCGGCGAGTCGATCGCTGGGCCCCACCTTGCAGCGCGCCGGAAACTGGCTGGCCAGTTCGTCAGGCGGCGTGTGAGCGGCCACAGCGAACACCAGGCTGGAAAAGCCTTGCAACTCGGAAGGCTCGACACTTGCCACGCTCACGCCATTGGCACGTTGGGCCAGAGGAATGCTCTGGGCACTGCGCACCAGCACGTCATTGAGCAACGCCTGGACATCGGCCATCAGCTCCCTGAAGGACAGATACGGATCAAGGTGCTGGTAGGCCGGATGCGACTGGGGGCGGCGCGTGTCCGATGGAGTTTGCATCGCGCAACTCGGTGTCGAAGACCGAGAAACGTGCGAGCGATGCCGAGACTGCCGCAACATCGTCGAAGCTCGTTTCCTCGCCATTGGGCGTGCGGATGGGCACCGCGAGGTGAATGACCTGCTCCAGATGCTCGGGCAGGATCGTGAGTGGCGCGGGCGGCAGGGTCTGTCCCGGCGCATCGAAGGGCGTGCCATCGGAAAAGATGCCGGCCGCGCTGGCGAGCACGAGCTTTCCCAGAGACAGGGACTCGACATCGATGCTGTAGTGGTTGAAGCCCCAATAAAAGGGGCTGAGCGACGCGGTGCGTTTGTGCGCAAGATGCTCGAGGTAGCGTTCCTGCTGCTGAAACAGCTGAGGGCGCAGGAAGAGCCCTTCACTCCAGGCGACTTTGTTGTACCAACTCATGAAATCGATCGTTTGCTTGCTTGCGCGCCGTGGGTTTATTTGAGAGGGGTGAGTTGAATGCCCTTGGCCTGAAGGTCGATTTGCAACTTGACCTTGTTGGCAGGCAGTACCGATCGGTACCAGGCGACCTCGGGGGCCGGATCGATTTTTTGCACCATGCGCCAGTCGGCTTGCGCCAGATCGCGGTAGCCCGCAATCACGCCGATCGCAGCGAGGTCAGGATGCGACTTGCGACGGATGGTCTTGACATCGCCCGGCTTGAGGATGAACTCGTCGCGAACCAGCAGATCGCTGCCGATCAGGACTTTGTCGTTGTTGTAGAGCGAGAAGTAGTCGGCGGATTCAAAAGGGCCTTCCGACTTGAGCTCATAGACACGGACCAGGATGGGCGCCGCCCTGCCCTTGTCGTCCGGATTGACGCCAGCCTCTGCGGAAAGGGTGCGCGACGGTTCTCAGTGCGCCGCAGGTTGTAGATCGGCATCTCACAACGAGATTGCATTGAGCCGCTCGCGCGCTGCGCCGACCATCGGTCCCATCGCATCCCGCACCACGTCTTCAACCTACACGCACACCACCATGGCCCAGAAATCCAAGAAGTTCCGCGTCGCCACCGAAGGCGCCACTACCGACGGCCGCCGCATCGAACGCTCGTGGATCGAGCAGATGGCAAAGAACTTCGACCCGAACAAGTACGGCGCACGCGTGTGGCTCGAGCACTATCGCGGCACCGTTCCCGAAAGCTCGTTCCGGGCCTACGGCGATGTACTGTCGGTGGAATCGCGACCGGTCGAAGACGGCACCCTCCTCCTCAACCCCGGGCTCGCCGATCACGGGCCCATCCTGCCGGCAGGTCTGCAGGTCGAACTGGCCCCGCCGGCCAGCGCGGCCACGCGCCGCACCGTTCAGCTCTGGGACTGACGACATGCAAGACTGGCTCAAGAAGCTGTTCACCGAACCCCAGACGCT includes:
- a CDS encoding GPO family capsid scaffolding protein; translation: MAQKSKKFRVATEGATTDGRRIERSWIEQMAKNFDPNKYGARVWLEHYRGTVPESSFRAYGDVLSVESRPVEDGTLLLNPGLADHGPILPAGLQVELAPPASAATRRTVQLWD
- a CDS encoding TagK domain-containing protein, encoding MADALQLCGERQSEAQWRVANMCRIAWSDEAGGWQLTNNSQTLMCVCNGERVRVGAPVFIAIGDTLELGLLRFLVETDEVGEAHGQAVHSEVVRGDRQMGGTSRPHTPATPVEHFPPAFDLRDLAARDDKYGSLESPADALADPFGVLGIAGAQSRPTADVLAELLGEIPRSTASATSFAHTPRPPPERGRPTALLDELHDEFVRVVRDPDQLAGRTDWEGFLAFGAEPAPTLDELRKQAELYPLLRDILLPREGIDRIIEDFEPLARSGLLDTENPEDVLNLFAPELARDARTSLPSLTRREHHELSPDSHIHIGSARVDKDDGNGDSEASAR
- the tssJ gene encoding type VI secretion system lipoprotein TssJ, which produces MLVRVYELKSEGPFESADYFSLYNNDKVLIGSDLLVRDEFILKPGDVKTIRRKSHPDLAAIGVIAGYRDLAQADWRMVQKIDPAPEVAWYRSVLPANKVKLQIDLQAKGIQLTPLK